A stretch of Besnoitia besnoiti strain Bb-Ger1 chromosome III, whole genome shotgun sequence DNA encodes these proteins:
- a CDS encoding putative histone lysine methyltransferase, SET (encoded by transcript BESB_046410) — MREYEALQRVSGGESGDCLQPAQPGDPQTEQEGETSSPFSFVEIAFVNPHVGRGLVARRAFKAGEVIYDDATPLVAVQHEYSRRCSWACGWCFAFLGNLREQLEQILSNDFSGAVARDATLRTGLQLLSDDFLRREGLCLARPIPCDRRCGVVYCSELHKRRAQTESFHRLLCLEASPRTARAWQAFAAHSRRSHENFLLAGRAYAQILVDVLCGRKSVKDALEPFQLFHSQRWEDLADETFVPPETRAKEGSHVPLASREGRRRLLSESFALLCRVFLSRDVLGESPWADARGDGDPETEGGSAVINEPWSALFSLDVYSHLLGAFDLVNVNIEFDNPLNAVLAESPRLVAFAPCVRLFRLAKRVASCADADEIDSAELQENGEAPLERLAKSFLQDAPLTAAERRELAALARDLLPPFMGIGLFRAVSMTNHSCYPNAEVKALRDIAEGEQILQSYIDERLPLHQRQAALKRHYRFTCSCSRCRVEAVVALLAKRGALPAEETRLVHVVALATGLLPATVAEIRAFGASVSDSSDPDDDDFSESEASEDGGDEPGEPARNLLRDGGEAGGPEARGTWSSPESGAAPPSLDGERAGTRGVASQELALARGVGGEKY; from the exons ATGCGAGAGTATGAGGCGCTCCAACGAGTGAGCGGCGGAGAAAGCGGAGATTGTCTCCAACCCGCGCAACCAGGCGACCCGCAGACTGAacaggagggcgagacgtcgtcgcccttctccttcgtTGAAATCGCCTTTGTCAATCCGCATGTTGGCAGAGGCTTGgtggcgcgtcgcgccttcaAGGCGGGCGAA GTTATCTACGAcgacgcgacgccgctggTCGCTGTGCAACACGAATACTCGCG gcgctgcagctgggCGTGCGGCTGGTGTTTCGCCTTCCTTGGCAACCTGCGTGAGCAGCTGGAGCAGATTCTCTCCAA CGACTTCTCGGGCGCAGTTGCTCGCGACGCAACTCTTCGCACGGGTCTCCAGCTGCTGAGCGACGACTTCCTCCGGCGAGAA GGACtttgcctcgctcgccctaTCCCCTGcgaccgccgctgcggagtgGTCTACTGCAGTGAACTGCACAAGCGC cgcgcgcagacggagagctttcaccgcctcctctgcctcgaggCTTCGCCGCGGACGGCTCGCGCCTGGCAagccttcgcggcgcactcgcggcgctcccACGAGAATTTTCTTCTCGCAG GTCGCGCCTACGCGCAGATTCTCGTTGACGTGCTTTGCGGAAGAAAGTCCGTTAAAGACGCGTTGGAGCCCTTCCAGCTATTTCATTCCCAACGATG GGAGGATCTCGCCGACGAGACGTTTGTACCgcccgagacgcgcgcgaaggagggcTCGCACGTTCCGCTGGCCTCCCgcgaaggcaggcggcgcctgctgagCGAGtcgttcgctctcctctgtcgcgtATTTCTTTCGCGAGACGTGCTGGGCGAGAGTCCCTGGGCGGACGCgaggggcgacggagacccAGAGACAGAAGGGGGGTCGGCGGTCATCAACGAGCCGTGGAGCGCTCTCTTCAGTCTGGACGTGTACTCGCATCTCCTG GGGGCTTTCGATCTCGTCAACGTGAATATCGAGTTCGATAACCCGCTGAACGCCGTCCTCGCGGAGTCGCCTCGTctggtcgccttcgcgccatGCGTGCGa CTCTTTCGTCTTGCAAAGCGGGTAGCGTcctgcgcggacgccgatGAGATCGATTCCGCGGAGCTGCAAGAGAATGGAGAAGCGCCGCTTGAGCGGCTCGCAAAGTCTTTCTTGCAAG ATGCGCCGCTGACGGCAgctgagcgccgcgagctcgcggcgctcgcgcgcgatctgcttcctcctttcATGGGCATCGGGCTTTTTCGTGCGGTCTCGATGACGAATCACTCCTGCTACCCCAACGCGGAA gtgaaggcgctgcgcgacatcgcggagggcgagcagaTTCTTCAGTCCTACATCGATGAGAGGTTGCCCCTGCACCAGCGCCAGGCGGCTCTAAAGCGC CACTACAGGTTCACATGCTCGTGCTCGCGTTGCCGCGTGGAG GCCGTCGTAGCGTTGCTAGCGAAGCGCGGGGCGTTGCCTGCGGAGGAGACTAGACTCGTA CACGTTGTGGCGCTCGCCACAGgtctgctgcctgcgacGGTGGCGGAAATCCGCGCGTTTGGAGCGTCGGTTTCTGACTCCTCAGACCCTGACGACGACGATTTCTCCGAGTCTGAAGCCTctgaagacggcggcgacgagccagGCGAGCCGGCGCGAAACCTCTTGcgggacggcggcgaggccggaggcccagaggcgcgcgggacCTGGAGCAGCCCAGAAAGCGGAGCCGCCCCGCCGAGCCTCGATGGAGAGCGAGCAGGCACCCGAGGGGTGGCGAGTCAGGAACTCGCGCTAGCGCGAGGCGTGGGAGGCGAGAAATATTAG
- a CDS encoding flavoprotein (encoded by transcript BESB_046420), whose product METFPESPSHFFAVPSPSSPPPASPLRPFASPGTSDSSSPASPSSRISSAPAAEAEVAPVHGEGASAAAQTHGAARGRLHVLLAVTGSVAAIKTREVVEELHAEGRRRQVEVELKLIATKSAAHFLEGDVRPSDLILTDEDDWKSWRKKGDPVLHIELRRWADVLVIAPLSANSLAKLAHGLCDNLVTCVARAWSFAKPCVVFPAMNTLMWEHPLTTQQLDTLRGFGVKVVDPVSKTLACGDTGTGALPPPKEVAQAVFQAARGTLSPP is encoded by the exons ATGGAGACCTTTCCTGAGAGTCCCTCGCACTTTTTCGCAgtgccgtcgccttcctctccaccgccggcgtctcccctGCGTCCGTTTGCTTCCCCTGGTACCTCGgattcttcttcgcctgcgtcgccctcttctcgcATCTCTTCTGCAcccgcagccgaggcggaAGTCGCGCCTGTCcacggagaaggcgcgtccgcagctgcgcagacgcacggcgccgcgcggggaaGACTGCACGTTCTGCTCGCGGTCACAGGCAGCGTGGCGGCGATAAAGACGCGCGAGGTCGTCGAGGAACTCCACGCCGAgggacgcagaaggcaggTGGAAGTCGAG CTGAAGCTTATCGCAacgaagagcgccgcgcactTCCTCGAGGGCGATGTCCGTCCCTCAGACCTGATCCTGACTGACGAAGACGACTGGAAGAGTTGGAGGAAGAAAGGCGATCCTGTGCTGCACATCGAG CTGCGGCGATGGGCGGACGTCCTCGTCATCGCACCCCTCAGCGCGAACTCCCTCGCAAAGCTGGCGCACGGACTCTGCGACAACTTAGTC ACGTGCGTGGCGAGAGCGTGGAGCTTCGCGAAGCCGTGCGTGGTTTTCCCGGCTATGAACACGCTCATGTGGGAACATCCGCTGACCACGCAGCAACTCGACacgctccgcggcttcggcgtcAAG GTCGTGGATCCGGTCTCCAAGACTCTCGCGTGCGGAGATACAG GGACCGGCGCTCTTCCGCCCCCCAAGGAGGTCGCGCAGGCAGTCTttcaggccgcgcgcggcaccctctctcctccctaG